GTCTTGTTGAGCTGGCAGACGCGGGCGTCGCTCAGGTCCAGTACGGCGGCTATTTCCTTGTAGCTCAGTTCGAATTCGTAATACATCTGGATCACGCGCTGCTCGCGTTCGTCGAGCGCGCGCAGCGCCTGCTCCAGGCTGCGCCGCACCATCAATTGCTCTTCCGGGCTCGGTGCGCTGTCGGCCTGTCCCAGGCTTTCCTGCAGCACTTCATCGAAACTGGCGATCAGCTCGGCGTTTTCCGCCAACTGGTATTCCTGGAAAGCTTCCGGCGTCAGCTTCAGCGCGGCCATGATTTCCGCGTCCAGCGGCTCGCGTCCGAGGCGGCGGGTCAGGGCGCGCACGCTGTCGCGCAGACGGTGGCTTTCCTGGCGCACGGCGCGCGGGCGCCAGTCCTGGCGTCGCAGTTCATCGAGGATGGCGCCACGGATGCGCAGGCTGGCATAGCTGCCGAAAGACTGGTCCGGCACGCCGTAGCGGCGCAAGGCTTCGAGCAGGCCCATCAGGCCGATCTGTTCCATGTCGTCGCGGTCGATGGCGCCCGACACCTGCGAATTGAGCTGGCGCACGATGCGTTTCACCAAAGGGGAGTACGCCACCAGATGTTGTTGCTCTTCAGCAACGCTGAGCACGGCCGCGCAAGCGCTGGCGGCGGCATATTCGCCGGCGCCATACGCTTCCTGGTATTGCTCTACATAGGCCAAGGGATCTCCCACTAGGTCGGCTGGCGTGTTGGCTTATTCAATGATCAGCTTGCCGACCATGACTTCGGTGAACGGTTTTTCCATCTGTTCACGCTCGTAGCTGACATTGAAGGCTTTGTTGATCTGCTCGGCATATTGTTCCACGGTCATGGTCTGCGCCTTGTCCAGCGGAAAACTCGACAGGGTGCTGACGGCGATCGAGCGCATCAGCGGCAAGTGATCCTTGGTCAGCTTTTCCTTTTCCTCGGTGGTGGCGATCACCAGGTCGGCCGACAGGTAATGCGTTTCGCCTTCGCCGGGGCCGCGGCGCAACATCACGATGACTTTGTCCAGCGTGAGGAACTTGCGCGCCTTCTTGCCCGTGGCGGGCGGTGGCGGGGCTTTCGCTTCGGCGACATCGGCATGGCCGGCGACCGGCTTGGCCAAATACCAGATGGCGCCGCCAGCGGCGCCGGCGGCCAGCACGGCCACGCCGACAAAGCCGGCTATCAGTTTCATTTTCATATTCATCAGGCGGTCTCTCGCTCGTGGCTGGCGTATGTGGTAGCGGCGGTGCTGCCGTCGGACAGGGCGCGTCCCGGCTCGGCGTCGTCCTGCTGGCGGCCCGGCTGACGCTGGCCGCGCGCATCGCCTTCGGCGAACGCCTGGGCAGCGGGGCTGCGCGGGGTGGCGCTGATATTGACGGCCACGTCGGTGTACTGGCGCTGCGCCAGGTCGCTGCGCATGTTCTCGCCGATGCCTTGCAACTGGCGCAACACTTCCGAATTCGACGCCGTGACGTTCACCTGCAGCGCGCCGGCCGTATGGCGGATGGAAATTTCAATGCGTCCCAGCATGGGCGGCTCGAGGCGGATCGTTGCGTGTTCGCTGTTGCGGCCGATCTGCGTCTGCAGGCGTTCGCCCAGCGCTTCGCGCAGCGGTTCCTGCCATTGCTGGGCTGGGCCGTTGAGCTTGATGGTGTCGCCGGCCGGGGCCGCTGTGGCCGTATTGCCGACCGTGCCCGTCAGGCCCAGGTTGGGCGTGGCCGGTGCCGGCGTCGCGGCGCCACGTTCGCCTTCGCGCGCGGCAACGGCAGGCGCGGCGACGGCGGTTGCCGGAGCGCTTTGCTGCAGCAGCGATTCGAACGGCTGTGCCGGCGAGCCGCCCTTGGCGGCCGTCGCCGGGTTGGCGGCGGCCAGCGGCTCGCGCGTGTCGCGGCCTGGCGCTGGCGCCGTTGCCGGTGCGTTCAGGGTGACCGCCGACGGATGCAGGCTGATGTTGAGTGCCGGATTGGCTTGCGCCGCATTCGCCTGCACCTGTGTCTGCGCTTGTGTCTGAACTTGCGCCTGGGCGGCGGCACGCGTCTCGGCTGCGGCCGCGTCCGTTGGCGGCAGCATGCTCACCGGCAAGCCGATAACGGGGGCGGCCATGGCCGGCAGGCTGCTGTCGGCCTGGCTGTCGCTGTCGCTCTCCTTCGCGGGAGCGGGCGTGTCGGTGTCGGCCGTTTCCACGCCCGTCACGTCAAGCACCTGCGCAAACAGGGGCAGGGCGGAGGGCACGGTGCCAGTAGCGGCATAGCCTGGTGTGCCGGGCAAGGCGGCGGCCTGTGACGGCGCTGCCGCCGGTGCTGGTGCAGCTGCCGCAGGGGTCGCCGGTGCCGGAGCGGCCGGCGCCGTGTTGAAGTTCATGATCATGCTTGATTCCCGTCCGAGTCGTATTCGCCGAGCGCGGCGTAGGCGACCCAACCTTCCTTATTTGCCTGTAATGCACCCAGGTGTTGACCCAGGCGTTCTTTTTCCTCAGAGCAAATTTTAACCGCTTGCGCGTGATTTTTGCGCAATTGCAACAATTCTGTTTGTTCCAGCGCACTCCATGCGCCCCGTTCGGCCAGCAAGGGGATGTTTTTCGCCAGGCTGGCGGACAGTTTTCCCATGGCTTCCCAATCCGCTTGCGCGATGGCGGCGCTCAATTGCCGGTTCAGCTGTTGCAGGATGCCGCGCCTAGGCATTGTTGGCCTGGACGCCCACCCAGCCGCGCTTGATGGTGGTCATCAGGGTAGTCACTTCGTCGATCAGGGTCGGGTCGAGCTTGATGCCGGCCGTGTACAGGCGCGCCACGCAATAGTCGTACAGGCGGGCCAGGTTGACGACCACTTCGCCGCCATTGTCGAAATCGAGCGAGCTCGACAGACCGTTGATGATTTGCGTGCATTTATCCAGGCTGATGGCCTTTTGCTCGTAGCGCTTGCCTACGATATGCCCGCGCGCGCGCGCCAGTTCTTCCAGCAGGCCGTCCGTCAGCACCAGTACCAGCTCGACCGGTGTGGCGCGGGCGGTCTGGGCATCCAGGTTGACGGCATGGTAGTTGCCGTAAGCTTCATTGTTTAACATGTCTTATTTCTCACTGTCTAAACTTGCGGCGGCGCGGCAGGCACGCTCGCCTTAGGATTTGTCGTTGCCAAACATGGCGTCGAACATGTCGACCGTCTTGTACATCTGTTCCTGCATGACTTGCAGGCGCGTATATTGATCCAGGAAACGCTTGTAGGCCGTGTTGTACTGGCTCGTCAGCAGGTCGGTGCTTTTGCTCAGCGACTTCTGCAAGCTGGTATTCGCATCGAGACGCTGCACCAGCTGGCCCTTGGTGATATTGCTCCATTGGCCCAACGCCTTGTCCAGGCCGCCTAACACGCCCGATGGGGCCGACAGGCTGTTGTTGCCAAACAACTTGTCCAGGTCGCCAGGGTTCGATGCCAGCTTGGCGGTCAGCTTGGCCGTATTCAGGCTCAGCGTGCCGTCGCGGTTGGCGGTCACGCCGTAGGAGACCAGCGAGACGCCGCCGACGCTCTGGCGCAGCAGATTGTTCAAATTGCTGCGCAGGGCGTTCAGGCCGGAATCGTGGGCAAAGATGCCGGCCGCGACGTTCTTGTCCGGGTCGCCGGAACTGGCCAGGCCGTCCAGCACGCTTTTCAGCTTGTTGTAGGCATCGACGAATGCCTGCACATTGGTTGCCGTGCCGCCGCTGTCGGTTGCCACCGTGACCGTCACGGGCGCGTCGCCCGTGTTCATGGCCTTGGTGAAGGTCATTTTCACGCCCGTCACGTTGGTAAAGGTATTCGACGCCTGCGTGATTTGCGTGCCGGTGTCCTTTGCGCCCAGCCAGACGATGGCGTCCTGCGCCTTGACGACTTCCTTGATGTTGGTGGCCGCGTCCGTCACCAGGGCCTTGGTCAGCGCGGTATTCGTCACGCTCGACGCGTCCAGCGTGACGGCGTTTTCCTTGCCAGTCAGGTTCGATGTCAATACCAGCTGCGCCTGGTTGCCGATGGTGACGATGGAAGCCGTCACGCGCGAATTGTTCTTGCTGTTGCCATTGATGGCGGCGGCGATTTCCTGCGGCGTCAGGTTGCCGTCGGCATCCTTGTCAGCGGCGCTCAGGTCGATGTCAAAGCTGTTGTCTGCGGTGACGGGGGCCAGCGGATCGCCGATCCGCACGGCCAGCGTGCCGCTGCCGGCGGCGGGGCTGCTGGCGAGGCCGCTGTACGAAGTCTGGCTGGCTGTGGCCAGTTGCTGTACGAAAAAGGAATAGCTGCCGGCAACTGCCGTGGCATCGGCCGTGCCGCTGCCATAGGCGGTATTGCTGAAGGTGGCGGACTGGCTCAGCAGCGACTTGCTGCTGCTCATGGTCGTCATCGTACTTTGGAAGGCGCTCATGGCCAGCTTCAGGTTGTTCAGCGCCGCGGCCGTGGTGTTGGCCAGTGCGGTTTGCTTAGTCAATTTGTCCTGCTGCGCCGCGACCGACTTGGTAGCCAGGTTTTTTGCAGTGACGAGCGGATCGTATTGCGGTGCAGTAATTACGTTTGCCATGCCAGACTCCTGAATAAAGGGATATACCGGTACAAGGCGACCCCCATTCCCGTTTTGTGAAGTTTTCCTGAAAGAAACTTACACCAACCTCATTTTACCTGTCCGCGGAACCAGAATTGCGTCGCCAGCTCGTCTTGCCGCTTGGCATCGACACGTTGTTGCTCATTTGCAACATGTTTTTGTTTTTGCGTCAGCACCTGGTCCAATACTTCGCGCTTGGCCCAGGCCGTATTGAGCGCGCGTTGCGAGACGGCCATGTTGGCCTCGTGCAAATGCAGGTCGGTACGGTGCTGGTCGGCCATCTGCATGACGGCTTGCTTGAAGTTGCCGCAATTGACGGACAGGGCCAGGGGCAGGGCGCCGCTGGGGCCGCTATCCGTGTACAGACCCGTCAGGCGCTCCAGGTTTTTCTGGTAGCGCTCGCGCACGGCCGTCTGCGCCGCCATTTCGCCTTGCAGGCGTTCGACTTCGGTGCTGCGCAGGCCGACCAGGGTGGTCAGGTTGCGGATAGTATGCGCGTCGCTCACGTATGCTCCTAGGCCATGATCTGTTCAAGTTGTTCGATGCACTGCCCCATCGGCGCCTCTTCCTTGGTGCCCTGGCACAGGAAGGCTTCGATGGGCGCGTGCAACTGCACGGCGCGGTCGGTGATCGGGTCGGCGCCGGGCACGTAGGCGCCCAGCGGGATCAGGTCGCGCACGCGCGCATGGCGCGCCATCGACGCTTTCAGCGCGCGCGCCGCCTGCATGTGGGGGGGCGTGATCACCTGCGCCATGCAGCGGCTGATCGAGGCGGCGATATCGATGGCGGGGTAGTGGCCCCGCTCGGCCAGTTCGCGCGTGAGCACGATGTGGCCGTCGAGAATTGCGCGCGCCGTATCGACCACGGGGTCCTGCTGGTCGTCGCCTTCGGCCAGCACCGTGTAGATGGCGCTCATGCTGCCTTCCGGGTGGGCGCCGTTGCCGGCGCTTTCCACCAGTTGCGGCAGGTTCGAAAACACGGACGGCGGGTAGCCGCGCGTGGCCGGCGGCTCGCCCAGGGCCAGCGCCACTTCGCGCAAGGCCATCGCATAGCGCGTGAGCGAGTCGACCAGCAGCAGCACGTGCTTGCCCTGGTCGCGGTAATGGGCGGCGATCGAATGGCACAGTTCGGTGGCCATGATGCGCATCAAGGGCGATTCGTCGGCCGGCGCGATCACCAGCACGGCCTTTTTCAAGCCTTCGGCGCCCAGCGATTTTTCCACGAATTCGCGCACTTCGCGGCCCCGCTCGCCGATCAGGCCGACGACGACGACATCGGCCACGGTCTGGCGCGTGATCAGGCCCAGCAGCACGCTCTTGCCCACGCCGGAGCCGGCCATCAGGCCCACGCGCTGGCCCTTGCCCAGGGTCAGCATGCTGTTAATCGCCCGCACGCCCACGTCCAGCGGTTCGACCACCGGTTGTTTCTTCAGGGGATTGATCTTCGGCGGCGTCACTTCCAGGATGTGTTCGCCGCCGAGGCGGCCCAGGTCGTCGATCGGCTCGCCCAGGCCATTGACCATGCGGCCCAGCCACGACGGGCCGATCTGCAGGCTGGCCTTGTCGGGCAGGGGCAGGACTCTGGCGCCCGTGGTAAGGCCCGTCGCCTTCTTGAACGGCATTAAATACGACAGTTTTTCGCGGAAGCCGACGACTTGCGCATCGAGCCATTCGCCATTGACTGTTTCAATTTGACAACGCTGGCCCGTGTGCAGGCGGCAGCCGGCGCTTTCCAGCAGCAGGCCGGAGGCGCCGACCAGGCGGCCGGTGGGTGTCGCGACCGGGATGTCGCCGATCTCGAAGCTGCGCAGCGTGTCGGCGATCATGCAGGCGCGCCGTGGTCTGCGTGTTCGGCGGCCAGCGCCAGGTGGCTGCTGACCTGCTCCATGCAGGCCGACAGGCGCTGATGGCAGCCCGCATCGACTTCATTGTCGCCGGCCTTGATGCGGCATTCGCCCGCGTCGAGGCGCGCGTCGGCGATCAGGTTCCAGCGCTTGGCGCGCTTCGGATCGAGTTCGCTGATGCGTTTGAGTTCTTCCGGATTGAGGAAGACGTCGATTTCCTCGCGCGTGGGCGGCATCGAGGCCAGGGTCTCGTCGACCAGGGCCAGCAATTGCACCGGCTGCAGCGCCAGTTCCGCGCGGATCACCTGGCGCGCCACCTTGGCCACCAAGTCGACCACTTCCTTGCGCTGCGCTTCGCGGTAATCGGCGCGCACTTTCTTCAGGTCGCGCAAGATGGCGTCGACGGGGCGGGCCAGGCGGTCCAGCGCCACCAGCGTTTCATTGCGGCCTTCTTCGCGGCCCTGCGCCATGCCGTCGCTGCGCCCGGCGTCGTAGCCATCCTGCTGGCCTTGCACCAGGCCCACTTCGTAGCCGTCGCGCTGGCCCTGCTCGAAACCTTCCGAGACGGACGCCTGCCACTGGCCATCCGTGTCCTCGTTGGAGGCACGCTGGCCGGCGGCGATGAATTGCGACAGCGGCGGGAAACGATACGAGCGGAAGTGTTTCATTCGATCACCGCTTCGGCAAACAGTTGCACTTCGATCTCGCCCGCATCGGCGAGGCCTTTGACGGTGGCCATGATTTCCTGGCGCGTCTGTTCGATGCGCGACAGGGGCACGGGGCCGGAGCGGCGCATCATGTCTTCGAAACTCTGCGCCTGGCGGCGCGGCATGGTTTTCAGCACGGCGTCGCGGATCGACGGTTCCGCGCCCTTCAGTGCAATCGCCCACTGTTCCATCGGCACGTCTTCCAGGATGCGCGTGAGCGTGACATCGCTCTGCGTGGCCAGGATCAGGAAGTCGTACATGCTCAGTTCGATTTCCGACACGACGTCCGGGTCGTGCGCACGCAGCAGTTCGACCAGCGCGGCGCGGTTGCCCGGCATGCGGTTGAGAATCTCGGCCGCCTGGCGGATGCCCTCGACGCTGGTGCTTTGCGTGTCGAGCGCGCCCAGGCAGCGGCCCACCAGTTCGTCGAGCTCGACCAGCAGGTCGCGGTCGATCTCGTCCAGGCGCGCCAGGTTCAGCAAGACCAGGTCGCGGCCTTCGGCGGGCAGGGCGTCGAGGATCTGGCCGGCCAGCGCGGGCGGCAGGAAGGCCAGGAACACGGCTTGCATCTGCACGTGCTCGTTGACGATGTATTCGGCCAGCCATTTTGGCGAGGCCCATTGCAGGCGCGCCATTTTGGGGCGGATGGCGTCGCCGTAAATGTTGTTGAGCACGCTATTTGCGATATCGCTGCCCAGCGCCATGTCCAGCGAGCGCTTCAGGTAGCTGCGCGAGGCGCCGTGCACGCCGCTTTGCTGGCGGTAGTCGTCGAAGAAGGTCTGCATGGCCGTTTTCACGGATTCGACCTTGATGCCGCTCATGCGCGACATCACTTGCGTGACTTCCAGCAATTCTTCGCGCGACAGGCAGCGCAGCACGTTGGCGGCCTGTTCTTCGCCGATGCTCAGCAGCACGATGGCGGCCTGTTCCACTGGGTTCAGGCTGGCGCTTTCGTATTCGGCGCCGTCGGAGGGATTATTGTTGTTGAGTTCGGCCATTTTTCTGCATCCATTGTTTGACGACTTCGGCGACACGCTCGGGTTCTTTTTCCGCCAGCACTTTCAGGTGGTCGACCATCACGTCGACCGCCGAGCCTGGTGGCGGCAAGTCATAATTTTCCAGCAGCGGCACGACCGGCATGGCGTTGCCGGCGGCGGCTTCGCCCTCGAGCGCCAGCGGGCTGCCATTCACGCCCAAGGCCGGCGCGCCGGCGGCGGTCACGCCATTGGCGCCGGCGGCGGCGTTGCTGCCGCCCAGCGCCAGGGCCGGATCGAGCTGTTTCAGTGCCGGCGGCGCCAGGCGCGTGGTCAGCAGGCGCAGCAGCGGACGCAGGATCAGGAAGTAGCCGAGCACGGCGCCCAGGGCGTACAGCAGCCAGCTGCTGAAATCGACGACGGTGTCGCGCTCTTCCCACCACTGCGCCACGGGCGGCTTGGCAGGGAAGGGCAGCGCCGTCAGGCTCAGGCTGTCGCCGCGCTGGGCGTTGATGCCCAGGCCGCTGTTGAGCATTTTTTCGATATTGCCCAGTTCGGCTGGTGTCCAGCCCGTTTTCGGGTTCGGTGCGGCGGCGCTGTTGAGGACGACGGCGACGCTGAGTTTTTCCAGGCGGCCACGGCTGCGCTTGATCTGCGTGATGCTGCGGTCATACGCGTACTGGCGCGTGGTGGCGTTCTTGCGGGCCGTGCCGTCGTCGGACGGCTTCGGCGCGCCATCGGCGGGCGCGGCGCCGGCGGCGTCGGCCGGTGCCGGCACGGCGGCCGCTGGCGGACGGTTCGACAGGCTGCCGGGAATGCCGGCCACGGTGCGGTTGCGTTCCTGCTCTTCGCGCATCGCTTCGCTCGTCACTTTCGGCGCTTCGCCGTATTTTTCCAGCGTTTCGTCCACGCGGTCGTTGTTCACGGCGGCCGTCACGCTGAGCTTGAAGTTGTCTTCGCCGATGACGGGACCGAGCAAGCCCGTGACGTTGCGGCGGATTTCATCCTGAAAGCGTTTCGCGCCTTCATTGCCGGCGGCCGACGCATCGAAACCGTCCGTCAGGTCGACGTGCGAGGACAGCAGGTTGCCGCCCTGGTCGACCAGGCTCACGCGCGTGGGCGCCAGGCTGGCGACGCTGCCGGCCACCATGTTGATGACGGCGGCGATCTGTTCCGGCGCCAGGGTGCGGCCCGGTTTCAGCGCCACGACGATGGAAGCCGACGATTTGTCGCCGTCGCTGGCGACGAACGACGTCGACTTGGCAATCGACAGATGGACGCGCGCCGAAGCGATCGCGTCCATCGTCATGATGCTTTGCGCGAGTTCGCCTTCCAGGCCTCGGCGGAAGCGCACGTCCTGCACGAATTGCGATACGCCCAGCGGGTCATTCTTGTCCATCAGTTCCAGGCCGGCCGGCAGCTGCGCCGTCACGCCCTTCGAGGCGAGCAGCATGCGTACCTTGCCCAGCATGGCGTCGGGCACCAGCACCTGGCCGCTGTCCGGATGCAAACGGTAGGGGATGTGCTCGGCGTCCAGGGTGGCCATCATGTCCGTCACGGCCACTTTTTCGCGCGCGCCAAACACCGGCTTGTAGTTGGCCTGGTCGCGCCAGGCATACATGGTCACCATGGCGGTGATGCCGATGGCCAGCACGACGATGGGAACCAGGTTTTTCAGCAGGGCGGGTGGGATGGCGGGCTGGGCGCCAGGGCGCCAGCGCGCAAATGCGGACTTCATGGTGGTAATCACTTGGGGTAACTTTCGCTGGGAGGCTGGGCGTGGATCAGGACGTGAAGATTACAGAGGCAGTTTGATGAGTTCGTCGACCGCGCCCATGACCTTGTTGCGCACTTGCATCAACATGGAAAAGGACAGGCTCGCTTCCTGGCTGGCCAGCATGGCGCCGACCATGTCGTCGCTCTTGCCGCTGTCGACGTCGCTCATTTTTTGTGCAGCCATGCGGTCATCGCCGTTGACCTTGCCGATGGCGTCTTTCATGCTTTGCGCAAACGAGAAGCCGGATTGTTCCGGTGCGCCGAACTGGGCGGCCGGCGCGATGCTGGCGCCCAGGGCGCGCGCGTCATTGCTCAGTGCTGCCAGATCGGCCTTGATCAGACCTGCGAGTTCGTTGCTCATCTTGCCCTCTACTTTCAATATGCGGTGACGTATCAATCAGAAATTACTGGTGTTGCCATTCCGGCAGGCATTCCATCCAATGCCATCTTGCCCGGCCCAATTGACAGGGCCCATCAGTTTTATCAGTTGCCACACCATCCGCTCAAGCAGATTCAACAAACCCGGCAGAACCGCGCCGAATGATTTACATGGCCATGATAACTAATAATTATCTGATAAAAGTTTCTTCTGGTGGCAATAAGAGGGGCTGGAAACTGCCATAAAAACCGGAATCAGGTAAG
This window of the Janthinobacterium agaricidamnosum genome carries:
- a CDS encoding FliA/WhiG family RNA polymerase sigma factor — encoded protein: MAYVEQYQEAYGAGEYAAASACAAVLSVAEEQQHLVAYSPLVKRIVRQLNSQVSGAIDRDDMEQIGLMGLLEALRRYGVPDQSFGSYASLRIRGAILDELRRQDWRPRAVRQESHRLRDSVRALTRRLGREPLDAEIMAALKLTPEAFQEYQLAENAELIASFDEVLQESLGQADSAPSPEEQLMVRRSLEQALRALDEREQRVIQMYYEFELSYKEIAAVLDLSDARVCQLNKTALGKMKAMLQDA
- a CDS encoding flagellar basal body-associated FliL family protein encodes the protein MKLIAGFVGVAVLAAGAAGGAIWYLAKPVAGHADVAEAKAPPPPATGKKARKFLTLDKVIVMLRRGPGEGETHYLSADLVIATTEEKEKLTKDHLPLMRSIAVSTLSSFPLDKAQTMTVEQYAEQINKAFNVSYEREQMEKPFTEVMVGKLIIE
- a CDS encoding flagellar hook-length control protein FliK gives rise to the protein MIMNFNTAPAAPAPATPAAAAPAPAAAPSQAAALPGTPGYAATGTVPSALPLFAQVLDVTGVETADTDTPAPAKESDSDSQADSSLPAMAAPVIGLPVSMLPPTDAAAAETRAAAQAQVQTQAQTQVQANAAQANPALNISLHPSAVTLNAPATAPAPGRDTREPLAAANPATAAKGGSPAQPFESLLQQSAPATAVAAPAVAAREGERGAATPAPATPNLGLTGTVGNTATAAPAGDTIKLNGPAQQWQEPLREALGERLQTQIGRNSEHATIRLEPPMLGRIEISIRHTAGALQVNVTASNSEVLRQLQGIGENMRSDLAQRQYTDVAVNISATPRSPAAQAFAEGDARGQRQPGRQQDDAEPGRALSDGSTAATTYASHERETA
- the fliS gene encoding flagellar export chaperone FliS; amino-acid sequence: MLNNEAYGNYHAVNLDAQTARATPVELVLVLTDGLLEELARARGHIVGKRYEQKAISLDKCTQIINGLSSSLDFDNGGEVVVNLARLYDYCVARLYTAGIKLDPTLIDEVTTLMTTIKRGWVGVQANNA
- the fliD gene encoding flagellar filament capping protein FliD, which encodes MANVITAPQYDPLVTAKNLATKSVAAQQDKLTKQTALANTTAAALNNLKLAMSAFQSTMTTMSSSKSLLSQSATFSNTAYGSGTADATAVAGSYSFFVQQLATASQTSYSGLASSPAAGSGTLAVRIGDPLAPVTADNSFDIDLSAADKDADGNLTPQEIAAAINGNSKNNSRVTASIVTIGNQAQLVLTSNLTGKENAVTLDASSVTNTALTKALVTDAATNIKEVVKAQDAIVWLGAKDTGTQITQASNTFTNVTGVKMTFTKAMNTGDAPVTVTVATDSGGTATNVQAFVDAYNKLKSVLDGLASSGDPDKNVAAGIFAHDSGLNALRSNLNNLLRQSVGGVSLVSYGVTANRDGTLSLNTAKLTAKLASNPGDLDKLFGNNSLSAPSGVLGGLDKALGQWSNITKGQLVQRLDANTSLQKSLSKSTDLLTSQYNTAYKRFLDQYTRLQVMQEQMYKTVDMFDAMFGNDKS
- a CDS encoding flagellar export protein FliJ codes for the protein MSDAHTIRNLTTLVGLRSTEVERLQGEMAAQTAVRERYQKNLERLTGLYTDSGPSGALPLALSVNCGNFKQAVMQMADQHRTDLHLHEANMAVSQRALNTAWAKREVLDQVLTQKQKHVANEQQRVDAKRQDELATQFWFRGQVK
- the fliI gene encoding flagellar protein export ATPase FliI, which gives rise to MIADTLRSFEIGDIPVATPTGRLVGASGLLLESAGCRLHTGQRCQIETVNGEWLDAQVVGFREKLSYLMPFKKATGLTTGARVLPLPDKASLQIGPSWLGRMVNGLGEPIDDLGRLGGEHILEVTPPKINPLKKQPVVEPLDVGVRAINSMLTLGKGQRVGLMAGSGVGKSVLLGLITRQTVADVVVVGLIGERGREVREFVEKSLGAEGLKKAVLVIAPADESPLMRIMATELCHSIAAHYRDQGKHVLLLVDSLTRYAMALREVALALGEPPATRGYPPSVFSNLPQLVESAGNGAHPEGSMSAIYTVLAEGDDQQDPVVDTARAILDGHIVLTRELAERGHYPAIDIAASISRCMAQVITPPHMQAARALKASMARHARVRDLIPLGAYVPGADPITDRAVQLHAPIEAFLCQGTKEEAPMGQCIEQLEQIMA
- the fliH gene encoding flagellar assembly protein FliH → MKHFRSYRFPPLSQFIAAGQRASNEDTDGQWQASVSEGFEQGQRDGYEVGLVQGQQDGYDAGRSDGMAQGREEGRNETLVALDRLARPVDAILRDLKKVRADYREAQRKEVVDLVAKVARQVIRAELALQPVQLLALVDETLASMPPTREEIDVFLNPEELKRISELDPKRAKRWNLIADARLDAGECRIKAGDNEVDAGCHQRLSACMEQVSSHLALAAEHADHGAPA
- a CDS encoding flagellar motor switch protein FliG yields the protein MAELNNNNPSDGAEYESASLNPVEQAAIVLLSIGEEQAANVLRCLSREELLEVTQVMSRMSGIKVESVKTAMQTFFDDYRQQSGVHGASRSYLKRSLDMALGSDIANSVLNNIYGDAIRPKMARLQWASPKWLAEYIVNEHVQMQAVFLAFLPPALAGQILDALPAEGRDLVLLNLARLDEIDRDLLVELDELVGRCLGALDTQSTSVEGIRQAAEILNRMPGNRAALVELLRAHDPDVVSEIELSMYDFLILATQSDVTLTRILEDVPMEQWAIALKGAEPSIRDAVLKTMPRRQAQSFEDMMRRSGPVPLSRIEQTRQEIMATVKGLADAGEIEVQLFAEAVIE
- the fliF gene encoding flagellar basal-body MS-ring/collar protein FliF, which codes for MKSAFARWRPGAQPAIPPALLKNLVPIVVLAIGITAMVTMYAWRDQANYKPVFGAREKVAVTDMMATLDAEHIPYRLHPDSGQVLVPDAMLGKVRMLLASKGVTAQLPAGLELMDKNDPLGVSQFVQDVRFRRGLEGELAQSIMTMDAIASARVHLSIAKSTSFVASDGDKSSASIVVALKPGRTLAPEQIAAVINMVAGSVASLAPTRVSLVDQGGNLLSSHVDLTDGFDASAAGNEGAKRFQDEIRRNVTGLLGPVIGEDNFKLSVTAAVNNDRVDETLEKYGEAPKVTSEAMREEQERNRTVAGIPGSLSNRPPAAAVPAPADAAGAAPADGAPKPSDDGTARKNATTRQYAYDRSITQIKRSRGRLEKLSVAVVLNSAAAPNPKTGWTPAELGNIEKMLNSGLGINAQRGDSLSLTALPFPAKPPVAQWWEERDTVVDFSSWLLYALGAVLGYFLILRPLLRLLTTRLAPPALKQLDPALALGGSNAAAGANGVTAAGAPALGVNGSPLALEGEAAAGNAMPVVPLLENYDLPPPGSAVDVMVDHLKVLAEKEPERVAEVVKQWMQKNGRTQQQ
- a CDS encoding flagellar hook-basal body complex protein FliE, with product MSNELAGLIKADLAALSNDARALGASIAPAAQFGAPEQSGFSFAQSMKDAIGKVNGDDRMAAQKMSDVDSGKSDDMVGAMLASQEASLSFSMLMQVRNKVMGAVDELIKLPL